The Labilibaculum sp. DW002 genome includes a region encoding these proteins:
- a CDS encoding sigma-70 family RNA polymerase sigma factor → MRQLKITKSITNRESASLDKYLQEIGKEDLITVEEEVELAQRIKKGDQRALEKLTRANLRFVVSVAKQYQNQGLSLPDLINEGNLGLIKAAEKFDETRGFKFISYAVWWIRQSILQALAEQSRIVRLPLNQVGSLNKINKAFSKFEQEHERKPSPEELADTLELPADKVADTLRVSGRHISVDAPFVDGEDNSLLDVLINDDSPIADRSLLNESLTREIDRALATLTERESDIIKLFFGIGIQEMTLEEIGEKFGLTRERVRQIKEKAIRRLRHTSRSKLLKSYLG, encoded by the coding sequence ATGAGACAATTAAAGATAACAAAATCAATTACTAATCGCGAAAGTGCTTCACTAGATAAGTATCTGCAAGAGATTGGTAAAGAAGATCTTATTACTGTAGAAGAAGAAGTTGAATTGGCGCAACGCATCAAAAAAGGTGATCAAAGAGCCTTAGAAAAGTTAACTAGAGCCAATTTACGTTTTGTTGTTTCCGTAGCTAAACAATACCAAAATCAAGGTTTAAGTCTACCTGACCTTATTAATGAAGGTAACTTAGGTTTGATTAAGGCTGCTGAAAAATTCGATGAAACTCGTGGTTTTAAATTCATTTCTTATGCGGTATGGTGGATCCGTCAATCGATTTTGCAAGCTTTGGCTGAGCAATCTCGTATTGTTCGTTTACCATTGAACCAAGTAGGGTCTTTGAATAAAATCAACAAAGCTTTTTCTAAATTTGAACAAGAGCATGAGAGAAAACCATCTCCGGAAGAGTTGGCTGATACTCTTGAGCTTCCTGCTGATAAGGTTGCTGATACGCTTCGTGTATCAGGACGTCACATCTCAGTAGATGCACCTTTTGTTGATGGAGAAGATAATTCTTTACTTGACGTACTGATTAATGATGACTCACCAATCGCTGACCGTAGTTTGTTGAACGAATCGCTTACAAGAGAGATCGATCGTGCACTAGCTACTCTAACAGAAAGAGAGAGCGATATTATTAAATTATTCTTTGGAATCGGAATTCAGGAAATGACTCTTGAAGAGATCGGTGAGAAGTTTGGTTTAACACGTGAGCGTGTTCGTCAGATTAAGGAGAAAGCGATTAGACGATTAAGACATACTTCAAGAAGTAAATTATTGAAATCTTATTTGGGATAA
- a CDS encoding S1C family serine protease — MMVKSFLGKLFTAILGGAIAVLLFVFFTDKKERIITVQESPTVQMANLPTSSGQQVDLTYAAELSVKSVVHVKTLYSRENYQGNQFYDFLFGEQGRRTQPKQSLGSGSGVIISDDGYIVTNNHVVKQSDKIEVVLHDKRVFNAKLIGQDVSTDLALLKIEGEEFPEMEIGKSDDLKLGEWVLAVGNPFNLTSTVTAGIISAKSRNIGIMGGRMSIESFLQTDAAVNPGNSGGALVNSKGQLIGINTAIESRTGSYSGYSFAIPVTIVEKVIGDLKKYGEVQRAFIGVSIRTVDANLADEFKIEKIEGVYVAGVNADGAAEEGGIETGDIILDVAGKVVNSSAELQEQVSKYHPGDEISVLIKRDGEKKQIDIILRNRLGNTEVLKATDLDFLGAEFEPISSEDKNKLQINRGVRVKNLRSGKFKEENIKEGFIIYKINETPIYKVSDVREALQSVKDEGVFISGIYPNGTHKYYAFSLNRKE; from the coding sequence ATGATGGTAAAATCGTTTTTGGGAAAATTATTCACTGCTATTTTAGGTGGAGCAATCGCCGTTTTATTATTTGTTTTTTTTACTGATAAGAAAGAAAGAATTATAACCGTTCAAGAATCGCCAACTGTTCAGATGGCAAATTTGCCAACAAGTTCGGGACAGCAAGTTGATTTGACTTATGCTGCAGAGTTATCAGTAAAGTCAGTAGTGCATGTTAAAACATTATATTCTCGTGAAAATTATCAGGGAAACCAGTTTTACGATTTTTTATTTGGAGAACAAGGTCGAAGAACCCAACCAAAACAAAGCTTAGGTTCTGGATCGGGTGTAATTATTTCTGATGATGGTTATATTGTAACCAATAATCATGTGGTGAAACAATCGGATAAAATAGAAGTTGTATTGCATGATAAAAGGGTTTTTAATGCTAAATTAATTGGGCAAGATGTTTCTACTGATTTGGCTTTGTTGAAGATAGAAGGTGAAGAGTTTCCAGAAATGGAAATAGGGAAATCAGATGATTTGAAGTTAGGAGAATGGGTTCTCGCAGTAGGGAATCCGTTTAATCTAACGTCTACTGTTACGGCTGGAATTATCAGTGCTAAATCTCGAAATATTGGCATAATGGGAGGGAGAATGAGCATCGAATCATTCTTACAAACCGATGCAGCGGTTAATCCGGGAAATAGTGGAGGAGCCCTGGTAAATTCAAAAGGTCAGTTAATAGGTATCAATACCGCTATAGAATCAAGAACAGGATCATATTCGGGATATTCTTTTGCAATACCAGTTACGATAGTTGAAAAAGTGATTGGCGATTTGAAGAAGTATGGTGAGGTGCAAAGGGCATTTATTGGAGTTTCGATAAGAACTGTTGATGCTAATTTGGCAGATGAATTTAAAATTGAAAAGATAGAAGGCGTGTATGTTGCTGGTGTTAATGCTGATGGAGCTGCTGAAGAAGGAGGGATAGAAACTGGTGATATTATATTGGATGTAGCTGGAAAAGTCGTAAATTCTAGTGCTGAGCTACAAGAACAAGTTAGTAAGTATCATCCAGGAGATGAAATCAGTGTTTTGATAAAAAGAGACGGAGAAAAGAAACAAATTGATATCATCTTACGTAATAGACTTGGTAATACTGAGGTATTAAAGGCAACTGACCTTGATTTTTTAGGTGCTGAATTTGAGCCGATTTCATCAGAAGATAAAAATAAGCTTCAGATAAATAGAGGCGTGAGGGTGAAGAATCTGCGAAGCGGTAAATTTAAGGAAGAAAACATAAAGGAGGGTTTTATTATTTATAAAATAAATGAAACTCCAATTTATAAAGTGTCAGATGTTAGAGAAGCTCTGCAATCTGTGAAGGATGAGGGGGTATTTATTTCGGGTATTTATCCCAATGGAACGCATAAGTATTATGCATTTTCTTTGAATCGTAAAGAATAG
- the dapF gene encoding diaminopimelate epimerase: protein MNIKFSKYQGTGNDFVLIDNREQLISPDNFLLFEKLCDRRFGIGADGLMLLENADGFDFRMRYYNSNGKEGSMCGNGGRCIIAFAHHLGVIADKTKFIAVDGEHEAEVHQSNEDIKVSLKMIDVSTIEFGKDFYFLDTGSPHLVKFIDQHEQFDTFTEGKNIRYNDRFKEVGTNVNFVSLHQDHIQVSTYERGVEDETYSCGTGVVASAISSSFKTNSDKFKIKTKGGNLEVHFDKINEQSIENIWLIGPATHVFDGILKI, encoded by the coding sequence ATGAATATTAAGTTTTCTAAATACCAGGGAACTGGAAATGACTTTGTTCTAATCGATAATAGAGAACAACTTATATCTCCAGATAATTTTTTATTATTTGAGAAACTTTGCGATAGACGTTTTGGCATTGGTGCAGATGGATTGATGTTACTAGAGAATGCAGATGGTTTTGATTTCAGAATGAGGTACTACAACTCAAATGGAAAAGAAGGCAGTATGTGCGGCAACGGTGGAAGATGCATTATTGCATTTGCTCATCATCTTGGAGTTATTGCAGATAAAACCAAATTTATAGCCGTTGATGGAGAACATGAAGCGGAAGTTCATCAAAGCAATGAAGATATAAAAGTGAGCCTTAAAATGATCGATGTAAGCACAATTGAATTTGGAAAAGATTTTTATTTTTTAGATACTGGCTCACCTCACCTTGTCAAATTCATTGATCAACATGAACAATTCGATACTTTCACAGAAGGCAAAAACATAAGATACAACGATCGTTTTAAGGAAGTTGGTACGAATGTGAATTTCGTTTCCTTACATCAAGATCATATTCAAGTAAGCACCTATGAAAGAGGCGTTGAAGATGAAACTTATTCTTGTGGAACTGGTGTTGTTGCTTCGGCAATTAGCTCTAGCTTTAAAACGAATAGCGACAAGTTCAAAATCAAAACCAAAGGCGGAAATCTTGAAGTTCATTTTGATAAAATTAATGAACAAAGCATAGAAAACATTTGGTTAATAGGACCTGCTACCCATGTATTTGATGGTATTCTAAAAATATAA